Proteins found in one Ischnura elegans chromosome 11, ioIscEleg1.1, whole genome shotgun sequence genomic segment:
- the LOC124167649 gene encoding piggyBac transposable element-derived protein 2-like, which produces MPIPHPLWSRCPESLHTSSPLPSGPQHLTLLASAARSSSVRLCFAYWSDYCSSSRCSADDWAHRNCIKRGLRLNEILDALLEDDVSPESIAICPPVEEKGMISDQDSDLSDEEVEGDFSHLPARILQSEVHADFSEEAEERLVQNGRGNFSEMCETSVTLTVKKPKKRKRCYPVRCWEENCQDFASKIENVSPKYLPNAEYYLRETVNSPFDAFKAIFSECLVNRIVIESNRYAAQHLVHGLEATSDEIHSLIGVMLLSGYHRLSQKRMYWKVDPDCHVKIVADAIRRNKFENLLRYLHLADNDANNGSDRMYKVRPLFDFLNQAFKQIEPGNSLSIDESMILYYGRHGSKQFIRGKPIRFGFKLWVAADPTGYIHHAEPYCGSSTRLPDTGLGQGGGRCVRFSRGFRQPIYVS; this is translated from the exons ATGCCCATCCCTCATCCTTTATGGAGCCGCTGCCCAGAAAGCCTCCACACGTCTTCCCCACTGCCTTCCGGTCCCCAAC ACCTTACATTGTTGGCCAGCGCTGCTCGTTCCTCGTCAGTTCGATTGTGTTTCGCGTACTGGTCGGATTACTGCAGCTCCTCCAGGTGTTCAGCCGACGACTG GGCCCATAGGAATTGTATTAAACGAGGCTTGCGCCTGAATGAAATTCTAGATGCCCTATTGGAGGACGATGTTTCCCCGGAAAGCATTGCCATTTGCCCTCCCGTTGAAGAGAAGGGAATGATAAGCGATCAGGATTCCGATCTTTCTGACGAGGAGGTGGAAGGAGACTTCAGCCATCTTCCGGCTCGTATTCTGCAGTCAGAGGTTCATGCTGACTTCTCCGAGGAGGCTGAGGAGAGATTGGTCCAGAATGGACGGGGTAATTTCAGTGAAATGTGTGAAACCTCAGTAACGCTAACCGTGAAGAAGCCCAAGAAGCGAAAGCGTTGTTACCCCGTGCGATGTTGGGAGGAAAACTGTCAGGACTTTGcttccaaaattgaaaatgtatcgccAAAATATCTCCCCAATGCGGAATACTATTTGCGCGAAACTGTGAACTCCCCATTTGATGccttcaaagcaattttttcgGAATGTTTAGTGAATCGTATAGTCATAGAAAGCAACCGGTATGCCGCCCAACATCTTGTTCATGGTTTAGAGGCAACAAGTGACGAAATACATTCATTAATAGGGGTAATGCTTTTGTCAGGATACCACCGCCTCTCTCAAAAGAGAATGTATTGGAAGGTGGACCCGGATTGCCACGTGAAAATAGTTGCGGATGCAATAAGGCGAAAcaagtttgaaaatttacttcGCTACCTTCACCTGGCAGATAATGATGCTAACAATGGGAGTGACCGAATGTACAAGGTACGTCCTTTGTTTGATTTCCTCAACCAGGCATTCAAACAAATAGAACCGGGGAACAGTTTGAGCATTGATGAGAGCATGATTCTCTATTACGGCCGGCATGGGAGCAAACAGTTTATTAGAGGAAAACCCATTCGCTTTGGATTCAAGCTGTGGGTTGCTGCTGATCCAACAGGCTACATACATCATGCTGAGCCTTACTGCGGTTCATCCACTCGTCTTCCTGACACTGGGTTGGGCCAAGGGGGGGGACGTTGTGTTAGGTTTAGCAGAGGATTTCGACAACCTATTTACGTCAGTTGA